A window of Xylophilus sp. GW821-FHT01B05 contains these coding sequences:
- a CDS encoding ABC transporter ATP-binding protein — protein MLLEVSGLTTAYAGLVAISDISIGVNEGEIVVVAGANGAGKSTLLQSIVGMVRPRSGQVTFGGERIEALPGHQIAARGLAFVPESKRLFPRLSVADNLRLGSYMHRKKADREAPLEMVFTLFPRLKERLPQRAETLSGGEQQMLAISRALMTRPRLLMLDEPSQGIMPKLVDEIFDAVLAIRKAGVTVLLVEQRLAESLEIAERAYVLQTGRVILSGSAAEVRDNPDIRRVYLGM, from the coding sequence ATGCTGCTTGAAGTCTCCGGCCTGACCACGGCCTATGCCGGGCTGGTCGCCATCTCTGACATCTCGATCGGCGTGAACGAGGGCGAGATCGTGGTCGTCGCTGGCGCCAATGGCGCGGGCAAGTCCACGCTGCTGCAGTCCATTGTCGGCATGGTGCGCCCGCGCTCCGGCCAGGTGACGTTTGGCGGCGAGCGCATCGAAGCCCTGCCGGGCCACCAGATCGCCGCGCGCGGCCTGGCCTTCGTGCCCGAGAGCAAGCGCTTGTTCCCGCGCCTGTCGGTGGCCGACAACCTGCGCCTGGGCAGCTACATGCACCGCAAGAAGGCCGACCGCGAGGCGCCGCTGGAGATGGTGTTCACGCTGTTCCCGCGCCTGAAAGAGCGCTTGCCGCAGCGCGCTGAAACCTTGTCTGGCGGCGAGCAGCAGATGCTGGCCATCAGCCGCGCCTTGATGACGCGCCCGCGCCTCTTGATGCTGGACGAGCCCTCGCAAGGGATCATGCCCAAGCTGGTCGACGAGATCTTCGACGCCGTGCTGGCGATCCGCAAGGCCGGCGTCACCGTGCTGCTGGTCGAGCAGCGCCTGGCCGAAAGCCTGGAGATCGCCGAGCGCGCCTACGTGCTGCAGACAGGCCGGGTGATCCTCTCAGGTAGCGCCGCAGAGGTACGCGACAACCCAGACATCCGCCGCGTTTACCTCGGCATGTGA
- a CDS encoding GGDEF domain-containing protein, which translates to MAAVGDSLPSTAPGASARLALGTRLMLATLGFCLVFTLLTVTVRTWSAWRSGVAAMSADLTLLEQVFQPALARSIWDMDRDALQVHVDSLANAAPVGKVELTINAGSRPPEVFSRQRLDWQPSQLAPVRRVALAHAPFPGGLETVGSLTLYGDERVLWSRLRSEVLTIGLTQLVQSLLLASLVVLVFGRLVTQHVQRIATHLERLTPETLDRPLALQRPAGRQDELSQLVAGVNHLQANLSDYLQRQQRYEHELADHRDRLAELVQARTVELEAANRQLQTLSRTDPLTGLANRRHFDEAATTEFQRARRSGQPLCLLLADIDYFKRYNDRHGHAAGDASLVRIAHNLQGCASRAGELVARIGGEEFAVLLPGTPAAQGRELAERMCQAVAMLNIAHGASDVADHITLSVGVAQYDASGTPDFHTLFHQADAALYRAKHQGRNQASGGD; encoded by the coding sequence ATGGCTGCAGTAGGCGACAGCCTCCCCAGCACAGCGCCCGGCGCCTCCGCGCGGCTGGCGCTGGGCACGCGGCTGATGCTGGCCACGCTCGGCTTCTGCCTGGTGTTCACGCTGCTGACGGTGACGGTGCGTACCTGGTCGGCTTGGCGCAGCGGCGTGGCGGCGATGTCGGCCGACCTGACCCTGCTGGAGCAGGTGTTCCAGCCGGCGCTGGCGCGCTCGATCTGGGACATGGACCGCGACGCGCTGCAGGTGCATGTGGACAGCCTGGCCAACGCCGCGCCGGTGGGCAAGGTCGAGCTGACGATCAACGCCGGCAGCCGGCCACCCGAGGTCTTCAGCCGCCAGCGCCTGGACTGGCAGCCTTCGCAACTGGCGCCGGTGCGCCGCGTGGCGCTGGCGCATGCACCCTTTCCAGGCGGCCTGGAGACCGTGGGCAGCCTGACGCTGTATGGCGACGAGCGCGTGCTCTGGTCGCGCCTGCGCAGCGAGGTGCTGACCATCGGCCTGACCCAGCTGGTGCAGTCGCTGCTGCTGGCCAGCCTGGTGGTGCTGGTGTTTGGCCGGCTGGTGACCCAGCATGTGCAGCGCATCGCCACCCACCTGGAGCGGCTCACGCCCGAGACACTGGACCGCCCGCTGGCCCTGCAGCGGCCCGCCGGGCGCCAGGATGAACTCAGCCAACTGGTGGCCGGCGTCAACCACCTGCAGGCCAATTTGTCGGACTACCTGCAGCGCCAGCAGCGCTACGAGCACGAGCTGGCCGACCACCGCGACCGGCTGGCCGAGCTGGTGCAGGCGCGCACCGTCGAGCTGGAGGCGGCCAACCGCCAGTTGCAGACCCTGTCGCGCACCGACCCGCTGACCGGGCTGGCCAACCGCCGGCATTTCGACGAGGCCGCCACCACCGAATTCCAGCGCGCGCGCCGCAGCGGCCAGCCGCTGTGCCTGCTGCTGGCCGACATCGACTACTTCAAGCGCTACAACGACCGCCACGGCCATGCCGCCGGCGATGCCAGCCTGGTGCGCATCGCGCACAACCTGCAGGGCTGCGCCAGCCGCGCCGGCGAGCTGGTGGCGCGCATCGGCGGCGAGGAATTCGCCGTGCTGCTGCCCGGCACCCCGGCCGCGCAGGGCCGGGAGCTGGCCGAGCGCATGTGCCAGGCCGTGGCCATGCTCAACATCGCGCACGGGGCCTCTGATGTGGCCGACCACATCACGCTGAGCGTGGGCGTGGCGCAGTACGACGCCAGCGGCACGCCGGACTTCCACACGCTGTTCCACCAGGCCGACGCGGCGCTCTACCGCGCCAAGCACCAGGGCCGCAACCAGGCCAGCGGAGGCGACTGA
- a CDS encoding ABC transporter ATP-binding protein, whose translation MSTELLVQARQVTRRFGGLVANSNIDTEVRRGEILGLIGPNGAGKSTFFNLIAGALPPTSGQILFEGKDVTALPATQRCALGIARTYQVPRSFDSMSVVENVMIGSFVRHAGTAAARHAALEMLDFTGLARQANTLTHQLTPPEKRRLEVARALATQPKLLLLDEVLTGLTPSEARLGVELIRRVRDAGVTVVMVEHVMEVVMPLVDRAVVLNLGQVLAEGTPAEVVRNPAVISAYLGERRHAA comes from the coding sequence ATGAGCACAGAACTGCTGGTGCAAGCGCGCCAGGTCACGCGCCGCTTTGGCGGCCTGGTGGCCAATTCCAACATCGACACCGAGGTGCGGCGCGGCGAGATCCTGGGCCTGATCGGCCCGAACGGCGCGGGCAAGTCCACCTTCTTCAACCTGATCGCGGGCGCGCTGCCGCCCACGTCCGGGCAGATCCTGTTCGAAGGCAAGGACGTCACCGCGCTGCCGGCCACCCAGCGCTGCGCGCTGGGCATTGCGCGCACCTACCAGGTGCCGCGCTCCTTCGATTCCATGAGCGTGGTTGAGAACGTCATGATCGGCAGCTTCGTGCGCCACGCCGGCACTGCAGCCGCGCGGCATGCGGCGCTGGAGATGCTGGACTTCACCGGCCTGGCGCGCCAGGCCAACACCCTCACGCACCAGCTCACGCCGCCCGAGAAGCGCCGCCTGGAAGTGGCGCGCGCGCTGGCCACGCAGCCCAAGCTCTTGCTGCTGGATGAAGTGCTGACCGGCCTCACGCCGAGCGAGGCGCGCCTGGGCGTGGAGCTGATCCGCCGCGTGCGCGACGCCGGCGTGACGGTGGTGATGGTCGAGCACGTGATGGAAGTCGTCATGCCCCTGGTCGACCGCGCCGTGGTGCTCAACCTGGGCCAGGTGCTGGCCGAAGGCACGCCGGCCGAGGTCGTGCGCAACCCCGCTGTCATTTCCGCCTATCTGGGAGAGCGCCGCCATGCTGCTTGA
- the dctP gene encoding TRAP transporter substrate-binding protein DctP: MQHVSGPFGDGLAWRGTRRTVLGAAVACGLAGGARAARNWRFATAYADGIYHTQNLRAFAERWAGHTGGAIGVEVHANASLAKMPDILPALQTGSIELGEVYMSAYAKQFPVLNFDALPFIVRNYDDARLMWKVSRKEVEDALAAQGIQLLYAVPWPPQALLSARRLTRLADLGGLSFRVNNEATQRIAELAKGRPVNISAADLEAAIRDKRAEVMLTSSVTAVDCKAWSGMKLFYDVNAWTPKNMVCASRKAYDSLTPAQQQALLADAAEAEQRGWALAQQADDAARRELAAHQVALELPEFELRRDLAKLGEKMSQEWAHTAGLRTSLVLVDYFRLRG; encoded by the coding sequence ATGCAACATGTATCGGGGCCCTTCGGGGATGGTCTGGCTTGGCGCGGCACGCGTCGCACCGTGCTGGGTGCTGCGGTGGCCTGCGGGCTGGCGGGTGGCGCGCGGGCGGCGCGCAACTGGCGCTTTGCCACGGCCTATGCCGACGGCATCTACCACACGCAAAACCTGCGTGCCTTTGCCGAGCGCTGGGCCGGGCACACGGGCGGCGCCATCGGCGTCGAGGTCCATGCCAATGCCTCGCTGGCCAAGATGCCTGACATCCTGCCGGCGCTGCAGACGGGCAGCATCGAGCTGGGCGAGGTCTACATGTCGGCCTACGCCAAGCAGTTCCCGGTGCTCAACTTCGATGCGCTGCCCTTCATCGTGCGCAACTACGACGACGCCCGGCTGATGTGGAAGGTGTCGCGCAAGGAGGTGGAAGACGCGCTGGCGGCGCAGGGCATACAGCTGCTGTACGCCGTGCCCTGGCCGCCGCAGGCGCTGTTGTCGGCGCGCCGGCTGACGCGGCTGGCCGACCTGGGCGGGCTCAGCTTCCGCGTCAACAACGAGGCCACGCAGCGCATCGCCGAGCTGGCCAAGGGCCGGCCGGTCAACATCAGCGCCGCCGACCTTGAGGCCGCCATCCGCGACAAGCGCGCCGAGGTGATGCTGACCTCCAGCGTCACGGCGGTCGACTGCAAGGCCTGGAGCGGCATGAAGCTGTTCTACGACGTCAACGCCTGGACGCCCAAGAACATGGTGTGCGCCAGCCGCAAGGCCTACGACAGCCTGACGCCGGCGCAGCAGCAGGCGCTGCTGGCCGATGCCGCCGAGGCCGAGCAGCGCGGCTGGGCGCTGGCGCAGCAGGCCGACGATGCCGCCCGCCGCGAGCTGGCCGCGCACCAGGTGGCGTTGGAGCTGCCGGAGTTCGAGCTGCGCCGCGACCTGGCCAAGCTGGGCGAGAAGATGAGCCAGGAGTGGGCGCACACCGCCGGGCTGCGTACCTCGCTGGTGCTGGTGGATTACTTCCGGTTGAGGGGCTGA
- a CDS encoding tripartite tricarboxylate transporter substrate binding protein BugE yields the protein MQRRTLLATLAAASVAPGMSWAQGKPLRLVVPFPPGGATDITARSLQEPLSRILQQPVVIDNRAGAGGSIGMAEVARAAPDGLTFGVATLSTHGVNPAVFAKLPYDPIKDFVGVTELVKAPGVVVINPKELPVKDFAELVKHLKANPGKVSYASPGNGTIGHMWGELFKSSTGTSMVHIPYRGAGPALNDVLAGQVSVYFDQVASSLPYVKTGKLKALAVSWSGRLDVLPEVPTYAELGYPANNDPSWFGLVAPVGTPTAEVQRMQQAVATALKEPAVRERLAAQGLYPSGSTPAAFSKQVVSEIDKMKKVAAFAQIRLD from the coding sequence ATGCAACGCCGTACTCTTCTCGCCACCCTGGCCGCCGCTTCTGTCGCTCCTGGAATGTCTTGGGCCCAGGGCAAGCCGCTGCGCCTGGTCGTGCCCTTCCCGCCCGGTGGCGCCACCGACATCACCGCGCGCAGCCTGCAGGAGCCGCTCTCGCGCATCCTGCAGCAGCCGGTGGTGATCGACAACCGCGCCGGCGCGGGCGGCTCGATCGGCATGGCCGAAGTGGCGCGCGCGGCACCAGACGGCCTGACCTTTGGCGTGGCCACGCTGTCCACCCACGGCGTGAACCCGGCCGTGTTCGCCAAGCTGCCGTATGACCCGATCAAGGATTTCGTCGGCGTGACCGAGCTGGTGAAGGCCCCGGGCGTGGTCGTCATCAACCCCAAGGAGCTGCCGGTGAAGGACTTCGCCGAGCTGGTGAAGCACCTGAAGGCCAACCCGGGCAAGGTGTCTTATGCATCGCCCGGCAACGGCACCATCGGCCACATGTGGGGCGAGCTGTTCAAGAGCAGCACGGGCACGTCGATGGTGCACATTCCCTACCGTGGTGCCGGCCCGGCGCTGAACGACGTGCTGGCCGGCCAGGTGTCGGTGTACTTCGACCAGGTCGCGTCCTCGCTGCCCTATGTCAAGACCGGCAAGCTCAAGGCGCTGGCGGTGTCCTGGAGCGGCCGCCTCGACGTGCTGCCCGAGGTGCCGACCTACGCCGAGCTGGGCTACCCGGCCAACAACGATCCGTCCTGGTTTGGCCTGGTGGCCCCGGTGGGCACGCCCACGGCCGAGGTGCAGCGCATGCAGCAGGCGGTGGCCACGGCGCTGAAGGAGCCGGCCGTGCGCGAGCGCCTGGCGGCCCAGGGCCTGTACCCGTCCGGCAGCACGCCGGCAGCGTTCTCCAAGCAGGTGGTGAGCGAGATCGACAAGATGAAGAAGGTGGCCGCCTTCGCCCAGATCCGATTGGACTGA
- a CDS encoding sensor histidine kinase N-terminal domain-containing protein: MKLFQRQQRSLFGEILDWMLTPLLLLWPVSLALTWLVAQGIANKPFDRALEYNAQALAQFVTWKDGQVQFNLPQPASELLRADDADTVFYQVRGLRGEVLAGDRDLAEPADESRAPTGQVRLHDDELRGLSVRVAATWVRFTPATAALPAAEVLVQVAETREKRSVLATEIIKGVMLPQFVILPLAVLLVWLALARGIKPLSELEERIRARPPDDLSPLDEKTVPMEVVPLVSSVNDLLLRLHASVATQKRFLADAAHQLKTPLAGLRMQADLAQREGTSTEELKLSLQQIGRASIRATHTVNQLLALARAESSGTAFTAGQPCDLARITMEVVREAVPRAMEKRIDLGYDGLAPGAPGVALHGHPTLLKEMIRNLVDNAIAYTPSTAAQPGVITARVLADAFGGVALLQVEDSGPGIPEAERERVFQPFYRALGTDVDGSGLGLPIVREIALLHGARVDLEDAQPGRQPPGARFTVRFTAAAALP; encoded by the coding sequence TTGAAACTGTTCCAGCGCCAGCAGCGCTCGCTGTTTGGAGAGATCCTTGACTGGATGCTCACGCCGCTGCTGCTGCTGTGGCCGGTGAGCCTGGCGCTGACCTGGCTGGTGGCGCAGGGCATTGCCAACAAGCCCTTCGACCGCGCGCTGGAATACAACGCCCAGGCGCTGGCCCAGTTCGTCACCTGGAAGGACGGCCAGGTGCAGTTCAACCTGCCGCAGCCGGCCAGCGAGCTGCTGCGCGCAGACGATGCCGACACGGTCTTCTACCAGGTGCGCGGCCTGCGCGGTGAGGTGCTGGCCGGCGACCGCGACCTGGCGGAGCCGGCCGATGAATCGCGCGCGCCGACCGGCCAGGTGCGCCTGCACGACGACGAGCTGCGCGGCCTGAGCGTGCGCGTGGCCGCGACCTGGGTGCGCTTCACACCGGCCACGGCGGCGCTGCCCGCGGCCGAGGTGCTGGTGCAGGTGGCCGAGACGCGCGAGAAGCGCTCGGTGCTGGCCACCGAAATCATCAAGGGCGTGATGCTGCCGCAGTTCGTCATCCTGCCGCTGGCGGTGCTGCTGGTGTGGCTGGCACTGGCGCGCGGCATCAAGCCGCTGTCGGAGCTGGAAGAGCGCATCCGCGCGCGGCCGCCCGATGACCTGAGCCCGCTCGACGAAAAAACCGTGCCGATGGAGGTGGTGCCGCTGGTGTCCTCGGTCAACGACCTGCTGCTGCGCCTGCACGCCTCGGTGGCGACGCAAAAGCGCTTTCTGGCCGACGCCGCGCACCAACTCAAGACACCGCTGGCCGGCCTGCGCATGCAGGCCGACCTGGCGCAGCGCGAAGGCACCAGCACCGAGGAACTGAAGCTGTCGCTGCAGCAGATCGGCCGCGCCAGCATCCGCGCCACGCACACCGTCAACCAGCTGCTGGCGCTGGCGCGCGCCGAGAGCAGCGGCACCGCCTTCACCGCCGGCCAGCCCTGCGACCTGGCGCGCATCACCATGGAGGTGGTGCGCGAGGCCGTGCCGCGCGCCATGGAAAAGCGCATCGACCTGGGCTACGACGGCCTGGCGCCCGGCGCGCCGGGCGTGGCGCTGCACGGCCACCCGACGCTGCTGAAGGAAATGATCCGCAACCTGGTGGACAACGCGATTGCCTACACGCCCTCGACCGCCGCGCAGCCGGGCGTGATCACCGCGCGCGTGCTGGCCGACGCCTTTGGCGGCGTGGCGCTGCTGCAGGTGGAAGACTCCGGCCCCGGCATCCCCGAGGCCGAGCGCGAGCGCGTGTTCCAGCCCTTCTACCGCGCGCTGGGCACGGATGTGGATGGCTCGGGCCTGGGCCTGCCGATCGTGCGCGAGATCGCGCTGCTGCACGGCGCGCGGGTCGACCTGGAAGACGCCCAGCCCGGCCGCCAGCCGCCGGGCGCGCGCTTTACCGTGCGCTTCACGGCGGCGGCAGCGTTGCCGTAG
- a CDS encoding N-formylglutamate amidohydrolase has translation MHAALQLIHRRYEQAHPGAPGTGGAAPQPMLSSTAGSTPLVLDSPHSGTAYPADFRSVCDLATLRRAEDTHVEKLYAFAPALGVAWVEAHFPRSYLDANRDTLELDTTLLDGPWPEPVATDPRVLSKVRLGKGLIWKFTDEGLPIYDRLLGVDEVRQRIARCWKPYHAAVAAAIDAAHARHGYSIHLNCHSMPAVAASHATDFPGLVHADFVIGDRDGSTADPALSQQICAHLRGLGYSVDYNHPYKGVELVRRYGKPAERRHSIQVEINRKLYMDEQTLAPNEAGFARLQADLRSLVEMLLALTP, from the coding sequence ATGCATGCAGCCTTGCAACTGATACACCGCCGCTACGAGCAGGCGCACCCCGGTGCGCCGGGCACGGGCGGCGCGGCGCCGCAGCCCATGCTCAGCAGCACCGCCGGCAGCACGCCGCTGGTGCTGGATTCACCGCACAGCGGCACCGCCTACCCGGCGGATTTCCGCTCGGTCTGCGACCTGGCCACGCTGCGCCGGGCCGAGGACACGCACGTGGAGAAGCTCTACGCCTTCGCGCCCGCGCTGGGCGTGGCCTGGGTCGAGGCGCACTTCCCGCGCAGCTACCTGGACGCCAACCGCGACACGCTGGAGCTGGACACCACGCTGCTCGACGGCCCCTGGCCCGAGCCGGTGGCGACCGACCCGCGCGTGCTGTCCAAGGTGCGGCTGGGCAAGGGCCTGATCTGGAAGTTCACCGACGAAGGCCTGCCGATCTACGACCGCCTGCTGGGCGTGGACGAGGTGCGCCAGCGCATCGCCCGCTGCTGGAAGCCCTACCACGCCGCCGTGGCCGCCGCCATCGACGCCGCCCACGCGCGGCACGGCTACAGCATTCACCTCAACTGCCACTCCATGCCGGCCGTGGCCGCCAGCCACGCCACCGACTTCCCGGGCCTGGTGCATGCCGACTTCGTGATTGGCGACCGCGACGGCAGCACCGCCGACCCGGCGCTGTCGCAGCAGATCTGCGCGCACCTGCGCGGGCTCGGCTACAGCGTGGACTACAACCATCCCTACAAGGGCGTGGAGCTGGTGCGCCGCTACGGCAAACCGGCAGAGCGGCGCCACAGCATCCAGGTGGAGATCAACCGCAAGCTCTACATGGACGAGCAGACGCTGGCGCCCAACGAGGCCGGCTTTGCACGGCTGCAGGCGGATCTGCGCTCGCTGGTGGAAATGCTGCTGGCGCTGACGCCATAA
- a CDS encoding LysR substrate-binding domain-containing protein yields the protein MSLRRLNPPLHLLRAFSTVVRFGGVSRAAEALHLTQSAVSKQVQELERWIGVTLFERSRKRLALTPAGERYEKAVRALLAQLEAATLELLTSGDGGGALHLSTLPTFGAKWLIPRLPDFQHRHPQTTLHFVPFVHGYDFQRPELDCSILFGDGHWPGARSHYLAGRDVALIAPRAGLAEVPLRTPRDVARCTLLRHVTVPDAWLRWSEAHGVQGMDPLAGPQFDQFQTMIRAVMVGMGVALVPRCLVQDEITAGVVAEPLAGGGYRSEQGYWFCYPEARAQLATLDQFRNWLLALVEPEPAATATLPPP from the coding sequence ATGTCTTTGCGCCGCTTGAACCCGCCCCTGCACCTGCTGCGCGCCTTCTCTACCGTGGTGCGCTTTGGCGGCGTCTCGCGCGCGGCCGAGGCGCTGCACCTCACGCAAAGCGCGGTCAGCAAGCAGGTGCAAGAGCTGGAGCGCTGGATCGGCGTGACCCTGTTCGAGCGCAGCCGCAAGCGCCTGGCCCTGACGCCCGCCGGCGAGCGCTACGAGAAAGCCGTGCGCGCCCTGCTGGCGCAGCTGGAGGCGGCCACGCTGGAGCTGCTCACCAGCGGCGACGGCGGCGGCGCGCTGCATTTGTCGACCCTGCCCACCTTCGGCGCCAAGTGGCTGATCCCGCGCCTGCCGGACTTCCAGCACCGGCACCCGCAGACCACGCTGCACTTCGTGCCCTTTGTGCACGGCTACGACTTCCAGCGGCCGGAGCTGGACTGCTCCATCCTGTTTGGCGATGGCCACTGGCCGGGTGCGCGCTCGCACTACCTGGCCGGCCGCGACGTGGCGCTGATCGCGCCGCGCGCCGGCCTGGCCGAGGTGCCCCTGCGCACGCCGCGCGACGTGGCGCGCTGCACCCTGCTGCGCCACGTCACCGTGCCCGACGCCTGGCTGCGCTGGAGCGAGGCGCATGGCGTGCAAGGCATGGACCCGCTGGCCGGCCCGCAGTTCGACCAGTTCCAGACCATGATCCGCGCCGTCATGGTCGGCATGGGCGTGGCCCTGGTGCCGCGCTGCCTGGTGCAGGACGAGATCACCGCCGGCGTGGTGGCCGAGCCGCTGGCCGGCGGCGGCTACCGCAGCGAGCAGGGCTACTGGTTCTGCTACCCCGAGGCGCGCGCCCAGCTCGCCACGCTGGACCAGTTCCGCAACTGGCTGCTGGCCCTGGTCGAGCCCGAGCCAGCCGCTACGGCAACGCTGCCGCCGCCGTGA
- a CDS encoding response regulator transcription factor: MRILIAEDDQVLADGLLRTLRASGAAVDHVANGSEADAALLTNDEFDLLILDLGLPRLHGLEVLKKLRGRGSSLPVLILTAADSVEERVKGLDFGADDYMAKPFSLQELEARVRALTRRGMGGTSSTIKHGPLLYDQAGRVATIDGRMVELSARELGLLEVLLQRAGRLVSKDQLVDRLCEWGEEVSNNAIEVYIHRLRKKIEKGPIRIATVRGLGYCLEKIPG, translated from the coding sequence ATGCGGATCCTGATAGCCGAAGACGACCAGGTGCTGGCCGATGGCCTGCTGCGCACGCTGCGCGCCTCCGGCGCGGCGGTGGACCACGTGGCCAACGGCAGCGAGGCCGACGCCGCGCTGCTGACCAACGACGAGTTCGACCTGCTGATCCTCGACCTGGGCCTGCCCCGGCTGCATGGGCTGGAGGTGCTGAAGAAGCTGCGCGGCCGCGGCTCCAGCCTGCCGGTGCTGATCCTGACCGCCGCCGACAGCGTGGAAGAGCGCGTGAAGGGCCTGGACTTTGGCGCCGACGACTACATGGCCAAGCCCTTCAGCCTGCAGGAGCTGGAGGCACGGGTACGCGCCCTGACCCGGCGCGGCATGGGCGGCACCAGCAGCACCATCAAGCACGGCCCGCTGCTGTACGACCAGGCTGGCCGCGTCGCCACCATAGACGGGCGCATGGTCGAGCTGTCGGCGCGCGAGCTGGGCCTGCTGGAGGTGCTGCTGCAACGCGCCGGCCGCCTGGTCAGCAAGGACCAATTGGTGGACCGCCTGTGCGAATGGGGCGAAGAGGTCAGCAACAACGCCATCGAGGTCTATATCCACCGCCTGCGCAAGAAGATAGAGAAAGGCCCGATCCGCATCGCCACGGTGCGCGGCCTGGGCTATTGCCTAGAGAAGATTCCGGGTTGA
- a CDS encoding transporter substrate-binding domain-containing protein translates to MTPPAPLSTAPVRPDRRRACAVLGTLTVAAPALRAAPALRILTEEYPPYNFTQDGRVTGLGTEVVEAVLAQIGLQAAIQSLPWARAYETTLAEENVLIYSINRSAERERLFKWVGVVAPSDYYLFALRSRRLDVTRIEQVRAMQIGTVKQDIGEQRLLTLGFMPGDSLQSGPRHDLNYQKLKAGRIDLWVMNELGARWIARQAGDDPAQTLERVLRLPDQGPGGNYMAFGSKTADALVERFRGGLAALHRNGTYEALQRKWLQ, encoded by the coding sequence GTGACGCCCCCCGCCCCTCTTTCCACCGCACCAGTGCGGCCAGACCGCCGCCGGGCCTGCGCCGTGCTTGGGACGCTGACCGTGGCCGCACCTGCGCTGCGGGCAGCACCGGCGCTGCGCATCCTGACCGAGGAATATCCGCCCTACAACTTCACGCAGGACGGCCGCGTCACCGGCCTGGGCACCGAGGTGGTGGAAGCCGTGCTGGCACAGATCGGCCTGCAGGCGGCCATCCAGTCGCTGCCCTGGGCGCGCGCCTACGAGACGACGCTGGCCGAGGAAAACGTGCTGATCTATTCGATCAACCGCTCGGCAGAGCGCGAGCGCCTGTTCAAGTGGGTGGGCGTCGTCGCGCCCAGCGACTACTACCTGTTTGCGCTGCGCAGCCGCCGGCTGGACGTGACCAGGATCGAGCAGGTGCGGGCGATGCAGATCGGCACGGTCAAGCAGGACATCGGCGAGCAGCGGCTGCTGACGCTGGGCTTCATGCCCGGCGACAGCCTGCAGTCGGGCCCGCGCCACGACCTGAACTACCAGAAGCTCAAGGCCGGCCGCATCGACCTGTGGGTGATGAACGAGCTGGGTGCGCGCTGGATCGCGCGGCAGGCCGGCGACGACCCGGCCCAGACCCTGGAGCGCGTGCTGCGCCTGCCCGACCAGGGCCCGGGCGGCAACTACATGGCCTTCGGGTCGAAGACCGCCGACGCGCTGGTGGAGCGCTTTCGCGGCGGGCTGGCGGCACTGCACCGCAACGGCACCTACGAGGCGCTGCAAAGGAAATGGCTGCAGTAG
- a CDS encoding amino acid ABC transporter substrate-binding protein, which translates to MNSAPLRHASALVLALLCAGAAAGQLDRIRESRQIVIAHRDTSVPFSYVVGEDKRPAGYALELCQKVAEAVRKELKLPALDVRYLAVTSASRIPAVVEGKASMECGSTTNTAARRQQVDFTIAHFIAASRFLVKAEAPIAVIGDLAGRTVVSTAGTTNIETLRRLDREQGLQLKIIEARDHAEAFAMVEKGSADAFAMDDVLLYGLRANAAQPAAFKVIGKPMTIEPYAIMLPKGDAEFKRVVDQEMRRLIQSNEIYEIYSRWFQKPIPPKGITLELPLPAMLRDSFRYPSDKVGDIGG; encoded by the coding sequence ATGAATTCCGCCCCTCTTCGTCATGCCAGCGCGCTGGTGCTGGCCTTGCTGTGCGCCGGCGCTGCGGCCGGGCAGCTTGACCGCATCCGCGAGAGCCGCCAGATCGTGATCGCGCACCGCGACACCTCGGTGCCGTTCTCTTACGTGGTGGGCGAGGACAAGCGCCCCGCCGGCTACGCGCTGGAGCTGTGCCAGAAGGTGGCCGAGGCGGTGCGCAAGGAGCTGAAGCTGCCCGCGCTGGATGTGCGCTACCTGGCGGTGACCTCGGCCTCGCGCATTCCGGCGGTGGTCGAAGGCAAAGCGTCGATGGAGTGCGGCTCCACCACCAACACGGCGGCGCGGCGCCAGCAGGTGGATTTCACCATCGCGCATTTCATTGCCGCCTCGCGCTTCCTGGTCAAGGCCGAGGCGCCGATCGCCGTGATCGGCGACCTGGCCGGGCGCACCGTGGTCTCCACCGCCGGCACCACCAACATCGAGACCCTGCGCCGGCTCGACCGCGAGCAGGGCCTGCAGCTGAAGATCATCGAGGCGCGCGACCACGCCGAGGCCTTTGCCATGGTCGAAAAAGGCAGCGCCGACGCCTTCGCCATGGACGACGTGCTGCTCTACGGCCTGCGCGCCAACGCGGCGCAGCCGGCGGCCTTCAAGGTCATCGGCAAGCCCATGACCATCGAGCCCTACGCCATCATGCTGCCCAAGGGCGATGCGGAGTTCAAGCGCGTGGTCGACCAAGAGATGCGCCGCCTGATCCAGAGCAACGAGATCTACGAGATCTACAGCCGCTGGTTCCAGAAGCCGATCCCGCCCAAGGGCATCACGCTGGAGCTGCCGCTGCCGGCCATGCTGCGCGACAGCTTCCGCTACCCAAGCGACAAGGTCGGGGATATCGGCGGCTGA